The following are encoded together in the Panicum virgatum strain AP13 chromosome 6K, P.virgatum_v5, whole genome shotgun sequence genome:
- the LOC120713109 gene encoding polcalcin Phl p 7-like gives MAEAADMERIFKRFDTNGDGKISLSELTEALRTLGSTSADEVQRMMTEIDTDGDGCIDFNEFITFCNANPGLMKDVAKVF, from the coding sequence atggcggaggcggcggacatGGAGCGGATCTTCAAGCGGTTCGACACCAACGGCGACGGCAAGATCTCGCTGTCGGAGCTGACGGAGGCGCTGCGGACGCTGGGGTCCACCTCCGCCGACGAGGTGCAGCGCATGATGACCGAGATCGAcaccgacggcgacggctgCATCGACTTCAACGAGTTTATCACCTTCTGCAACGCCAACCCGGGGCTCATGAAGGACGTCGCAAAGGTCTTCTGA